One Terriglobales bacterium genomic region harbors:
- a CDS encoding NAD(P)-dependent oxidoreductase — MRVAVTGSAGLFGSALADAFAARHTVLRLTRRHADLTDAQALRRALQQFPAELLVHSAAARDPDRCEADPQMAAATNVEATRNVVAAARAMGAAVVYISTDAVFDGLKNSPYTESDAPAPLSVYGRTKLQAEHLVRELDRWWIFRMPVLFGPAGKDFVRSGLQALVAGREPPVASDQVACAAYTLEAAHKIREVVEASAMGLFHLSNRGACSRVDLLRRAAELAGLDPSLVQGKMMDELQRAGPRPKYAVMKMEALHERGFSLPRTWQEALADYLSTFPFTASP, encoded by the coding sequence GTGAGAGTCGCGGTGACGGGCAGCGCCGGCCTTTTCGGTTCCGCGCTGGCGGATGCGTTCGCAGCCCGGCACACGGTGCTACGGCTCACCCGCCGGCACGCCGACCTCACGGACGCCCAGGCTCTGCGGCGCGCTTTGCAACAGTTCCCTGCAGAGTTATTGGTGCACAGCGCGGCCGCCCGCGATCCCGACCGCTGTGAAGCGGACCCGCAGATGGCGGCCGCAACGAACGTCGAAGCCACACGTAACGTCGTTGCAGCAGCGCGCGCAATGGGCGCCGCCGTTGTCTACATCTCCACCGACGCAGTCTTCGATGGCCTCAAGAACAGTCCATACACCGAGTCCGATGCCCCTGCGCCGCTCTCCGTCTATGGACGTACCAAGCTGCAGGCGGAGCATCTCGTGCGGGAGCTGGATCGCTGGTGGATCTTCCGTATGCCGGTTCTGTTCGGACCGGCGGGCAAGGACTTCGTACGCTCCGGCCTGCAAGCGCTGGTCGCGGGCCGTGAACCTCCTGTTGCCTCCGATCAAGTGGCTTGCGCCGCCTACACGCTGGAGGCCGCCCACAAGATCCGCGAAGTGGTCGAGGCGAGCGCGATGGGGCTGTTTCACCTTTCGAATCGGGGAGCGTGTTCGCGGGTGGACCTGCTTCGCCGCGCCGCCGAACTTGCGGGGCTGGATCCTTCACTCGTGCAGGGAAAGATGATGGACGAGCTGCAACGAGCCGGGCCGCGGCCCAAGTATGCGGTGATGAAGATGGAGGCGCTCCATGAGCGCGGGTTCTCCCTGCCCCGAACGTGGCAGGAGGCCTTGGCCGACTACCTCTCCACCTTTCCTTTCACGGCGAG